The following are from one region of the Hippocampus zosterae strain Florida chromosome 9, ASM2543408v3, whole genome shotgun sequence genome:
- the hyal2a gene encoding hyaluronidase-2 translates to MHWTVADYKALLLLIVLLWDETGALGLKATVWPLYSQKPLLLAWNVPTEDCSPRHRVSLQLDQFQIVASPNEGFVRQNLTIFYNDRLGLYPHYEPDGTPVNGGLPQIASLSQHLEKMPEGVKKYIREPNAKGLAVIDWEEWRPLWIRNWEAKDIYRRHSRELVRQKNPTWPPERVSKVAVQEFEMSAKKFMLETLKLAKHLRPNQLWGFYLFPDCYNHNYRLTLESYTGRCPDVEVARNELLNWLWTESTALFPSIYMGRVLRSSASGRQFVRNRVKEGMRLASSGDGLARPVFVYTRPTYMNSLEQLTEMDLVSTIGESVALGAAGIILWGDAAYASNKTTCSELDAYLRGPLGKYLLNVSTAAEVCSQALCSSHGRCSRRDPDADVYLHLNPATHSLRVGTGGKLEVVREPGREDLVDFGSMFRCQCYSSFEGERCEKMDPVYQKGAACLTSASALQCAILLLFYVWVQHIL, encoded by the exons ATGCACTGGACGGTGGCTGACTACAAagctctgctgctgctgattgTTCTactgtgggatgaaaccggagcctTGGGACTGAAAGCCACAGTATGGCCGCTGTATTCCCAGAAGCCCCTGCTGCTGGCGTGGAACGTCCCGACAGAGGACTGCTCCCCACGGCATCGCGTCTCTCTTCAGTTGGACCAGTTCCAGATTGTGGCCTCCCCCAATGAGGGTTTCGTGAGGCAGAACCTCACCATCTTTTATAATGACCGCCTGGGCCTGTACCCCCATTATGAGCCGGACGGAACGCCTGTCAACGGGGGTCTGCCGCAGATTGCCAGTCTGTCACAGCACTTGGAAAAGATGCCAGAAGGGGTGAAAAAGTACATACGTGAGCCCAATGCCAAAGGCCTAGCAGTCATTGACTGGGAAGAATGGCGCCCCCTTTGGATACGTAACTGGGAGGCTAAGGACATTTACCGCCGACATTCGCGTGAGCTGGTGCGCCAGAAGAACCCTACCTGGCCGCCCGAACGGGTGTCCAAAGTGGCCGTCCAGGAGTTTGAGATGTCTGCCAAGAAGTTTATGCTGGAGACACTGAAGCTTGCCAAGCACCTGAGGCCCAACCAGCTTTGGGGTTTCTACCTGTTCCCGGACTGCTACAACCACAACTATAGGTTGACCCTGGAAAGCTACACTGGTCGCTGTCCTGACGTGGAGGTGGCGCGCAACGAGCTGCTCAACTGGCTGTGGACCGAGAGTACGGCTCTCTTCCCGTCCATCTATATGGGCAGGGTTCTGCGCTCGTCTGCTTCCGGACGCCAATTCGTGAGAAACCGTGTGAAGGAGGGCATGCGTTTGGCATCATCTGGTGATGGGCTAGCGCGTCCCGTCTTTGTGTACACTCGACCCACGTATATGAACTCTCTGGAGCAGTTGACAGAG ATGGACTTGGTGTCCACCATCGGTGAGAGCGTGGCTTTGGGAGCAGCTGGCATCATCCTGTGGGGAGACGCAGCCTACGCCAGCAACAAA ACCACCTGCTCAGAGCTGGATGCTTATCTCCGCGGTCCACTGGGCAAATACCTCCTCAATGTCTCCACGGCAGCTGAGGTATGCAGCCAGGCTCTGTGCTCTTCCCACGGCCGCTGCTCACGCCGGGACCCCGATGCCGACGTTTACTTGCACCTGAATCCTGCCACGCACAGCCTGCGGGTCGGAACGGGCGGCAAGCTGGAGGTGGTCCGTGAGCCGGGCCGGGAGGACCTGGTGGACTTCGGCTCCATGTTCCGATGCCAGTGCTATAGCAGCTTTGAGGGGGAGCGATGCGAGAAGATGGACCCTGTGTATCAGAAAGGAGCGGCGTGTCTAACCTCGGCGTCGGCTCTGCAGTGTGCTATCCTTCTGCTTTTCTATGTTTGGGTGCAACATatactgtag
- the hyal1 gene encoding hyaluronidase-1 isoform X1 encodes MLIFFMLLLLLFFLIGMSCFHPIPLPLFILFSNIPGVTMALSPISNLPFSSVWNAPSAACLSQYGVDLDLGTFSIDQNQNQTFMGDDITIFYTDKLGVYPYYSRGKAVNGGVPQNASLDEHLRAVRNDIHKYIPDGDFQGLAVVDWESWRPVWERNWDTKQVYWEGSRVLVRSRHPDWKPAQVDALAHVEFEAAARKFMEETLKVGQKERPGGLWGFYGFPNCYNYYKNSNYTGQCPTVESMRNDKLTWLWNVSSALYPDIYLSQELRSLDMEVSLYARHRILEAFRVATPPRPIIPYATIVYTYSFQFLSQEHLVYTVGESAALGSAGVVLWGDHVFSKSKASCDAVKWYIDKTLGPYLVNVTSAAVLCSRARCSSRGRCARRDAESQVYLHLHPSHWKLTSERRMQGGRHYTVQGRLSTQEEILMMSRFECKCYPGWVGDKCATPRHG; translated from the exons atgttgattttttttatgttgttgttgttgttatttttcctcataGGCATGAGTTGCTTTCATCCTATCCCGCTGCCCTTGTTCATCTTATTTAGTAACATTCCAGGCGTCACCATGGCGCTATCGCCCATCTCCAATTTGCCCTTCTCGAGTGTGTGGAACGCTCCCTCGGCCGCCTGCCTCTCCCAGTACGGCGTTGATCTCGACCTCGGCACGTTCAGCATCGACCAGAACCAAAACCAGACTTTCATGGGTGACGACATAACCATCTTCTACACGGACAAGCTGGGTGTGTACCCGTACTATAGTCGAGGTAAGGCCGTAAACGGCGGCGTGCCGCAGAACGCCAGCCTCGATGAGCACCTGAGGGCAGTGAGAAATGACATCCACAAGTACATCCCTGATGGGGATTTCCAGGGCTTGGCTGTGGTAGACTGGGAAAGCTGGAGGCCAGTGTGGGAGAGGAACTGGGACACCAAGCAGGTGTACTGGGAAGGATCACGAGTACTGGTCCGGTCCAGGCATCCAGACTGGAAACCTGCGCAGGTGGACGCCCTAGCCCATGTCGAGTTTGAGGCGGCGGCCAGAAAGTTCATGGAGGAGACGCTGAAAGTGGGTCAGAAAGAGCGGCCTGGTGGACTGTGGGGCTTCTACGGATTCCCCAACTGCTACAACTACTACAAAAACAGCAACTACACAGGCCAGTGTCCCACAGTGGAGTCCATGAGGAATGACAAGCTGACGTGGCTGTGGAACGTCTCATCTGCGCTCTATCCCGACATCTACCTTAGCCAGGAGCTGCGAAGCCTCGACATGGAGGTGTCGCTCTATGCCCGTCACCGCATCCTGGAGGCCTTCAGAGTGGCGACGCCACCTCGGCCCATTATTCCCTACGCCACCATCGTCTACACCTACTCGTTCCAGTTTCTCTCCCAG GAACATCTGGTCTACACTGTCGGAGAGAGCGCTGCCTTGGGATCTGCAGGGGTTGTGCTCTGGGGTGACCATGTTTTCTCCAAATCTAAG GCCTCTTGCGACGCTGTCAAGTGGTACATAGATAAGACCCTGGGTCCGTATTTGGTCAACGTGACGTCGGCGGCCGTCCTCTGCAGTCGTGCCCGGTGCTCGTCCAGGGGCAGGTGCGCCAGGCGGGACGCTGAGTCGCAAGTCTACCTCCATCTCCACCCCTCTCACTGGAAGTTGACTTCTGAGAGGAGGATGCAGGGCGGGCGCCACTACACGGTCCAAGGACGGCTCAGCACGCAGGAGGAAATATTGATGATGTCCCGCTTTGAGTGCAAGTGCTACCCGGGATGGGTGGGCGACAAATGCGCCACGCCTCGGCATGGATAA
- the hyal1 gene encoding hyaluronidase-1 isoform X2 — protein sequence MSCFHPIPLPLFILFSNIPGVTMALSPISNLPFSSVWNAPSAACLSQYGVDLDLGTFSIDQNQNQTFMGDDITIFYTDKLGVYPYYSRGKAVNGGVPQNASLDEHLRAVRNDIHKYIPDGDFQGLAVVDWESWRPVWERNWDTKQVYWEGSRVLVRSRHPDWKPAQVDALAHVEFEAAARKFMEETLKVGQKERPGGLWGFYGFPNCYNYYKNSNYTGQCPTVESMRNDKLTWLWNVSSALYPDIYLSQELRSLDMEVSLYARHRILEAFRVATPPRPIIPYATIVYTYSFQFLSQEHLVYTVGESAALGSAGVVLWGDHVFSKSKASCDAVKWYIDKTLGPYLVNVTSAAVLCSRARCSSRGRCARRDAESQVYLHLHPSHWKLTSERRMQGGRHYTVQGRLSTQEEILMMSRFECKCYPGWVGDKCATPRHG from the exons ATGAGTTGCTTTCATCCTATCCCGCTGCCCTTGTTCATCTTATTTAGTAACATTCCAGGCGTCACCATGGCGCTATCGCCCATCTCCAATTTGCCCTTCTCGAGTGTGTGGAACGCTCCCTCGGCCGCCTGCCTCTCCCAGTACGGCGTTGATCTCGACCTCGGCACGTTCAGCATCGACCAGAACCAAAACCAGACTTTCATGGGTGACGACATAACCATCTTCTACACGGACAAGCTGGGTGTGTACCCGTACTATAGTCGAGGTAAGGCCGTAAACGGCGGCGTGCCGCAGAACGCCAGCCTCGATGAGCACCTGAGGGCAGTGAGAAATGACATCCACAAGTACATCCCTGATGGGGATTTCCAGGGCTTGGCTGTGGTAGACTGGGAAAGCTGGAGGCCAGTGTGGGAGAGGAACTGGGACACCAAGCAGGTGTACTGGGAAGGATCACGAGTACTGGTCCGGTCCAGGCATCCAGACTGGAAACCTGCGCAGGTGGACGCCCTAGCCCATGTCGAGTTTGAGGCGGCGGCCAGAAAGTTCATGGAGGAGACGCTGAAAGTGGGTCAGAAAGAGCGGCCTGGTGGACTGTGGGGCTTCTACGGATTCCCCAACTGCTACAACTACTACAAAAACAGCAACTACACAGGCCAGTGTCCCACAGTGGAGTCCATGAGGAATGACAAGCTGACGTGGCTGTGGAACGTCTCATCTGCGCTCTATCCCGACATCTACCTTAGCCAGGAGCTGCGAAGCCTCGACATGGAGGTGTCGCTCTATGCCCGTCACCGCATCCTGGAGGCCTTCAGAGTGGCGACGCCACCTCGGCCCATTATTCCCTACGCCACCATCGTCTACACCTACTCGTTCCAGTTTCTCTCCCAG GAACATCTGGTCTACACTGTCGGAGAGAGCGCTGCCTTGGGATCTGCAGGGGTTGTGCTCTGGGGTGACCATGTTTTCTCCAAATCTAAG GCCTCTTGCGACGCTGTCAAGTGGTACATAGATAAGACCCTGGGTCCGTATTTGGTCAACGTGACGTCGGCGGCCGTCCTCTGCAGTCGTGCCCGGTGCTCGTCCAGGGGCAGGTGCGCCAGGCGGGACGCTGAGTCGCAAGTCTACCTCCATCTCCACCCCTCTCACTGGAAGTTGACTTCTGAGAGGAGGATGCAGGGCGGGCGCCACTACACGGTCCAAGGACGGCTCAGCACGCAGGAGGAAATATTGATGATGTCCCGCTTTGAGTGCAAGTGCTACCCGGGATGGGTGGGCGACAAATGCGCCACGCCTCGGCATGGATAA
- the hyal1 gene encoding hyaluronidase-1 isoform X3 produces MALSPISNLPFSSVWNAPSAACLSQYGVDLDLGTFSIDQNQNQTFMGDDITIFYTDKLGVYPYYSRGKAVNGGVPQNASLDEHLRAVRNDIHKYIPDGDFQGLAVVDWESWRPVWERNWDTKQVYWEGSRVLVRSRHPDWKPAQVDALAHVEFEAAARKFMEETLKVGQKERPGGLWGFYGFPNCYNYYKNSNYTGQCPTVESMRNDKLTWLWNVSSALYPDIYLSQELRSLDMEVSLYARHRILEAFRVATPPRPIIPYATIVYTYSFQFLSQEHLVYTVGESAALGSAGVVLWGDHVFSKSKASCDAVKWYIDKTLGPYLVNVTSAAVLCSRARCSSRGRCARRDAESQVYLHLHPSHWKLTSERRMQGGRHYTVQGRLSTQEEILMMSRFECKCYPGWVGDKCATPRHG; encoded by the exons ATGGCGCTATCGCCCATCTCCAATTTGCCCTTCTCGAGTGTGTGGAACGCTCCCTCGGCCGCCTGCCTCTCCCAGTACGGCGTTGATCTCGACCTCGGCACGTTCAGCATCGACCAGAACCAAAACCAGACTTTCATGGGTGACGACATAACCATCTTCTACACGGACAAGCTGGGTGTGTACCCGTACTATAGTCGAGGTAAGGCCGTAAACGGCGGCGTGCCGCAGAACGCCAGCCTCGATGAGCACCTGAGGGCAGTGAGAAATGACATCCACAAGTACATCCCTGATGGGGATTTCCAGGGCTTGGCTGTGGTAGACTGGGAAAGCTGGAGGCCAGTGTGGGAGAGGAACTGGGACACCAAGCAGGTGTACTGGGAAGGATCACGAGTACTGGTCCGGTCCAGGCATCCAGACTGGAAACCTGCGCAGGTGGACGCCCTAGCCCATGTCGAGTTTGAGGCGGCGGCCAGAAAGTTCATGGAGGAGACGCTGAAAGTGGGTCAGAAAGAGCGGCCTGGTGGACTGTGGGGCTTCTACGGATTCCCCAACTGCTACAACTACTACAAAAACAGCAACTACACAGGCCAGTGTCCCACAGTGGAGTCCATGAGGAATGACAAGCTGACGTGGCTGTGGAACGTCTCATCTGCGCTCTATCCCGACATCTACCTTAGCCAGGAGCTGCGAAGCCTCGACATGGAGGTGTCGCTCTATGCCCGTCACCGCATCCTGGAGGCCTTCAGAGTGGCGACGCCACCTCGGCCCATTATTCCCTACGCCACCATCGTCTACACCTACTCGTTCCAGTTTCTCTCCCAG GAACATCTGGTCTACACTGTCGGAGAGAGCGCTGCCTTGGGATCTGCAGGGGTTGTGCTCTGGGGTGACCATGTTTTCTCCAAATCTAAG GCCTCTTGCGACGCTGTCAAGTGGTACATAGATAAGACCCTGGGTCCGTATTTGGTCAACGTGACGTCGGCGGCCGTCCTCTGCAGTCGTGCCCGGTGCTCGTCCAGGGGCAGGTGCGCCAGGCGGGACGCTGAGTCGCAAGTCTACCTCCATCTCCACCCCTCTCACTGGAAGTTGACTTCTGAGAGGAGGATGCAGGGCGGGCGCCACTACACGGTCCAAGGACGGCTCAGCACGCAGGAGGAAATATTGATGATGTCCCGCTTTGAGTGCAAGTGCTACCCGGGATGGGTGGGCGACAAATGCGCCACGCCTCGGCATGGATAA
- the npffl gene encoding pro-FMRFamide-related neuropeptide FF like, with the protein MDTSAAVTILVVLMALTGISHGLRAGGPPEEREAMKGASSEDNMDNHLLAMESVKAERRLDNRLLTAMLRALLLGSHREARNSVLHESQRLGRLSQGPLVLEDHINSPDWEEAPGQIWSMALPQRFGKK; encoded by the exons ATGGACACGAGTGCAGCTGTGACCATTCTAGTGGTGCTGATGGCACTGACGGGCATCAGCCATGGGCTTCGCGCTGGAGGCCCGCCGGAGGAGCGTGAAGCTATGAAGGGGGCTAGCTCAGAGGACAACATGGACAATCACTTGCTGGCGATG GAGAGCGTCAAAGCGGAAAGAAGATTGGACAATCGTCTGCTGACGGCAATGCTCAGAGCTCTGCTGCTGGGATCTCACAGGGAAGCCCGGAACTCTGTGCTCCATGAGTCACAGAG GCTCGGGCGCTTGTCCCAAGGGCCGCTCGTGTTGGAGGATCACATCAACTCGCCTGACTGGGAGGAGGCTCCTGGCCAGATCTGGAGCATGGCGCTGCCCCAGAGGTTTGGCAAGAAATAA